A region of uncultured Desulfobacter sp. DNA encodes the following proteins:
- the nuoH gene encoding NADH-quinone oxidoreductase subunit NuoH has protein sequence MMWILGLSILGLKIVFVLGAVLGLAAYLVLLERVLLGRFQIRYGPNRVGPYGLFQPIADGIKLLLKEDFIPEWADRGVYLLAPAVVAATALLMFAVVPFGPDLVIAKHVVPMVISDINVGLLYVLALSSLGVYGVALGGWASTSKFALLGSIRGAAQMISYELALGLSIVPVVMMAGSLSLVDIVNAQSRLPYIFVQPLAFVIFIVSALAESKRIPFDMPEADTELGAGFNTEYSGMRFGLFFLGEYVHMQVLGALIAVFFLGGWHGPFFPPIIWLFIKIIIVCMVMIWIRATLPRFRYDQLMDIGWKVLIPAGLANILITGLFLI, from the coding sequence ATGATGTGGATATTGGGACTTAGCATCCTGGGGTTAAAAATTGTGTTTGTGCTTGGCGCTGTGCTGGGGCTTGCCGCTTATCTGGTGCTGCTGGAACGGGTCCTGCTGGGACGCTTCCAGATCCGGTACGGCCCGAACCGTGTGGGGCCATACGGCCTTTTCCAGCCCATTGCCGACGGTATAAAGCTGCTGCTCAAAGAGGACTTTATCCCGGAGTGGGCCGATCGGGGCGTTTACCTTCTGGCACCGGCGGTGGTAGCGGCCACGGCGCTTCTGATGTTTGCCGTGGTGCCCTTTGGCCCGGATCTGGTCATCGCAAAACATGTGGTTCCCATGGTTATTTCAGATATCAATGTGGGGCTTTTGTATGTGCTTGCATTGTCCTCCCTGGGGGTGTACGGGGTGGCCCTGGGCGGCTGGGCGTCCACCTCCAAGTTTGCATTGCTGGGCAGCATCCGGGGGGCCGCCCAGATGATCAGTTATGAACTGGCCCTGGGGCTCTCCATAGTACCCGTGGTGATGATGGCCGGCTCTTTGAGCCTGGTGGATATTGTCAATGCCCAGTCCCGGCTGCCCTATATTTTTGTCCAGCCCCTGGCCTTTGTCATTTTTATCGTGAGCGCGCTTGCTGAAAGCAAACGGATTCCCTTTGACATGCCCGAAGCGGATACGGAACTTGGCGCAGGGTTCAATACAGAGTACAGCGGCATGCGGTTCGGACTGTTTTTCCTGGGGGAGTACGTTCACATGCAGGTGCTGGGTGCATTGATTGCCGTATTTTTTCTGGGGGGATGGCACGGCCCGTTTTTTCCGCCGATAATCTGGCTTTTTATAAAAATCATCATTGTCTGTATGGTGATGATCTGGATCAGGGCAACCCTGCCAAGATTCCGGTATGACCAGCTCATGGATATTGGCTGGAAAGTCCTGATCCCTGCAGGTCTGGCCAATATTTTAATCACCGGGCTGTTTTTGATTTGA
- the nuoI gene encoding NADH-quinone oxidoreductase subunit NuoI codes for MILSIIKGFYTTGRHLFRKPVTQEYPEYRRPLPERSRARLILTRDPDGRERCVACYLCSGVCPVNCISMQAIEAPDGRRSAAWFRINLGRCIYCGLCEQACPTSAIQLTPDFENIQRDILKLVFEKEDLLVDHGGKDPTYDFYRHAGIITTLCGKGSHENETPPVNIKTNLP; via the coding sequence ATGATACTTTCCATTATCAAGGGATTTTATACCACCGGCAGGCACCTGTTTCGAAAACCGGTCACCCAGGAGTATCCCGAATACCGGCGGCCCCTGCCGGAACGGTCCCGGGCAAGACTGATTTTAACCCGGGACCCGGACGGCCGGGAGCGGTGTGTGGCCTGTTATCTGTGTTCCGGGGTCTGCCCGGTCAACTGTATTTCCATGCAGGCCATAGAAGCGCCTGACGGGCGCAGGTCTGCGGCCTGGTTTCGGATTAACCTTGGCCGGTGTATCTACTGCGGGCTTTGTGAACAGGCATGCCCCACATCTGCGATCCAGTTGACCCCGGATTTTGAAAACATTCAGCGGGATATATTGAAGCTGGTATTTGAAAAGGAAGACCTTCTGGTGGACCACGGTGGAAAAGATCCCACCTATGATTTTTACCGGCATGCCGGAATCATCACAACACTTTGCGGTAAAGGCAGCCACGAGAATGAAACGCCGCCGGTCAACATAAAAACCAATTTACCTTAA
- a CDS encoding NADH-quinone oxidoreductase subunit J, translating to MPSANAYIFHAFAAIIIISTVMAVTRKNMVHAVLYLVVSFIGSGLLFYFLGAPLPAAFEVIIYAGAVMVLFLFIIMMLKFETSPRKIGQTRYYAAALGMWGLYLILCVGAKCALSPQALQTLEPAMAAPKNFGRFLFQQHWLSIEIISILLLVVLIGILQLELGPKRRKTR from the coding sequence ATGCCATCTGCTAACGCGTATATATTTCATGCCTTTGCCGCCATTATCATCATTTCAACGGTCATGGCCGTGACCCGGAAAAACATGGTGCACGCGGTTTTGTACCTGGTGGTTTCCTTTATTGGAAGCGGCCTGCTGTTTTATTTTTTAGGCGCGCCATTACCTGCGGCATTTGAAGTCATTATTTATGCCGGTGCTGTCATGGTCCTGTTTTTGTTTATCATCATGATGCTCAAATTTGAAACCAGCCCCCGGAAGATCGGCCAGACCCGGTATTATGCTGCGGCCCTGGGGATGTGGGGCCTTTATTTAATTCTTTGTGTGGGTGCAAAATGCGCTTTGAGCCCCCAGGCGCTGCAGACGCTTGAACCTGCCATGGCCGCCCCAAAGAATTTCGGAAGATTTCTATTTCAACAACACTGGCTCTCCATTGAAATTATCTCCATTCTGCTTCTCGTGGTCCTGATCGGGATCCTGCAGCTGGAACTTGGGCCGAAAAGGAGGAAAACCCGATGA
- the nuoK gene encoding NADH-quinone oxidoreductase subunit NuoK, translating to MIVPFAHLLILSGILFFSGMVCLVTRKNLIMMLLGLEIMLNASALAFIGTSLLSKQMEGQVTALFILAIAAAEVSLGLGLVVCIYRRTSTVDPVYIEYIKNPVSPKER from the coding sequence ATGATTGTTCCCTTTGCGCACCTCCTGATCCTTTCCGGAATTTTGTTTTTCTCCGGTATGGTCTGTCTGGTGACCCGGAAAAATCTGATCATGATGCTGCTTGGCCTGGAAATCATGCTGAATGCATCGGCACTGGCATTTATCGGAACAAGCCTTCTGTCAAAACAGATGGAAGGCCAGGTCACGGCATTGTTCATTCTGGCCATTGCTGCTGCCGAAGTTTCCCTGGGACTTGGTCTGGTTGTCTGCATTTACCGGCGGACATCCACGGTGGACCCTGTATACATTGAATATATCAAAAATCCAGTAAGCCCAAAGGAGCGCTAA
- the nuoL gene encoding NADH-quinone oxidoreductase subunit L gives MPESIQGLFLWAIWAAPAAPLISFAMIMIFFRQYKTASAAISICAVTVSLLCAVLIMVRYHSIGLPIRQEFSWITAGDLNIPFGLMVDPLNMLMLLIVTMICFLVQIYSLGYMSEDPGFSRYYGYMSLFAWAMICLVLATTLLQLYIFWELVGVSSYLLIGFWFEKFSASKAGKKAFIMTRAGDFAFFCGLLLLLTAGNVSQITQINHQAAQNMPPALVTLSGLLILGGIIGKSAQFPLMTWLPDAMEGPTPVSALLHSATMVAAGVYLLARLFPFFSLSDVVMTTVLSVGTISMLMAATMAMVATDIKQVWAFSTISQLGYMLMGLGSGGYFAGVFHLATHAAFKALLFLCAGVLIHAYHTNDIFEIAQKGAGRMKITITCMIIAACALIGLWPFSGFFSKEAILSSLSGLDSPLWLAAGVAGVFMTAYYTTRLVFILLLPRNDGPEKTAATAVPPEQRFEPPAMAAPLVVLACITLGAGFLHGILWTWLVPQGSHGTAHGFSWPIFLWSQGAAAAAILIAWYEFGRKKAFQVGFVERFPWLYILFKNRWYLDHFYQWAFSRIVDKGLSKWCKENDDRVIDGIVHALGKTVLFGGNRISGWHNTMIQTKLRAVFAILFALIFFNWIAG, from the coding sequence ATGCCTGAATCCATACAAGGGTTGTTTTTATGGGCGATCTGGGCCGCACCTGCGGCACCGTTGATATCTTTTGCCATGATCATGATTTTTTTCAGGCAGTACAAAACTGCCAGTGCAGCCATATCCATATGCGCTGTGACGGTTTCTCTTCTATGTGCGGTTCTCATCATGGTCCGTTACCACAGTATCGGATTGCCGATCCGTCAGGAGTTTTCGTGGATCACGGCAGGAGACCTTAACATTCCTTTCGGCCTTATGGTGGACCCGTTAAACATGCTCATGCTGCTGATTGTCACCATGATCTGTTTTCTGGTCCAGATCTATTCACTGGGCTATATGTCCGAAGATCCGGGGTTTTCACGGTACTACGGATATATGTCACTGTTTGCCTGGGCCATGATCTGTCTTGTGCTTGCCACAACATTGCTGCAGCTCTATATTTTCTGGGAGCTTGTGGGGGTGTCATCCTACCTGCTCATCGGGTTCTGGTTTGAAAAATTTTCAGCATCCAAAGCCGGAAAAAAAGCCTTTATCATGACCCGCGCCGGTGATTTTGCCTTTTTCTGCGGGCTGTTGCTTTTGCTCACCGCCGGCAACGTTTCACAGATTACACAAATCAATCACCAGGCAGCCCAGAATATGCCGCCGGCGCTCGTGACCCTTTCCGGGTTGCTGATATTGGGCGGCATCATCGGGAAAAGCGCTCAATTTCCTTTAATGACCTGGCTGCCCGATGCCATGGAAGGGCCTACGCCGGTAAGCGCGTTGCTTCACTCCGCGACCATGGTGGCGGCCGGCGTCTACCTTCTGGCCCGGCTCTTTCCATTCTTCAGCCTGTCTGACGTTGTGATGACAACGGTTTTATCCGTGGGAACCATCAGTATGCTGATGGCGGCAACCATGGCAATGGTGGCCACAGACATCAAACAGGTCTGGGCTTTTTCAACCATCAGTCAGCTGGGATATATGCTCATGGGACTGGGGTCGGGCGGATATTTTGCCGGGGTGTTTCACCTGGCCACCCATGCGGCGTTCAAGGCCCTGCTTTTTCTTTGTGCCGGTGTCCTCATCCATGCGTACCATACCAATGATATATTTGAGATCGCCCAAAAAGGCGCGGGCCGGATGAAAATAACCATCACCTGCATGATTATTGCCGCTTGCGCCCTGATCGGGCTGTGGCCTTTTTCAGGTTTTTTCAGCAAAGAAGCCATACTTTCGTCCCTGTCCGGGCTGGACAGCCCCTTGTGGCTGGCCGCCGGTGTCGCCGGTGTTTTTATGACCGCTTACTATACAACACGCCTGGTGTTTATCCTTTTGCTTCCCCGCAATGATGGCCCGGAGAAAACCGCTGCCACAGCGGTTCCCCCTGAGCAACGTTTCGAGCCTCCGGCCATGGCCGCGCCGCTGGTTGTGCTTGCCTGCATCACCCTGGGTGCAGGGTTTCTTCACGGCATATTATGGACATGGCTTGTGCCGCAGGGCTCCCATGGCACGGCACATGGCTTTTCATGGCCGATATTTTTATGGTCCCAGGGTGCGGCTGCGGCTGCCATACTCATTGCCTGGTATGAATTTGGCCGGAAAAAAGCATTCCAGGTTGGATTTGTAGAACGATTTCCATGGCTGTACATACTCTTTAAAAACCGGTGGTATCTGGATCATTTTTATCAATGGGCCTTTTCCCGGATCGTTGATAAAGGGCTTTCAAAATGGTGCAAAGAAAATGACGACCGGGTCATTGACGGCATTGTTCATGCGTTGGGAAAAACCGTTCTTTTTGGGGGCAATAGGATTTCAGGCTGGCACAATACTATGATTCAGACAAAATTAAGGGCTGTTTTTGCCATATTGTTTGCGCTTATTTTTTTCAACTGGATTGCAGGGTAG
- a CDS encoding NADH-quinone oxidoreductase subunit M, with protein MELYAARFPVLTAILTLCLAGLLTVLAIPGEKKNAIKWASAVCSGLTLILSLFVFCMYDRGLNGVQFVEKMDWVPSLGISYLNGVDGFSVPMILLTGIVFFTGVLTMWELEIRVKEFFALYILLVTGVFGMFMALDLFFIFIWYDVSLFPMYLLILIWGSTRREYGAMKLTLYLLAGSALILPAMLYLVQVSGQGSFSLPVLVKLAEFTPFQQKLAFFMFYVGFGILAGVWPFHTWSPVGHVAAPTSVSMLHAGVLMKLGAFGIIRVGIFLCPEGWRFWAPLMAVLATIGIVYGALAGLRQTDLKFVIGYSSVSHMGIVGLGLSTLSVGGLNGAVFQMFAHGVMTALLFSSVGYIYDRTHTKQIAELGGLAHIMPRASTYFIIAAMAGIGVPCMASFWAELMVFIPAFKVYPFLTAIAVTALVISAVFILRVVEKTFFGPPNQKYQDLPDLSFTLGIPRMILVTVILVFGLMPFLMSDTILSASQNLLGGNL; from the coding sequence ATGGAACTTTATGCAGCACGATTTCCGGTTTTAACGGCCATTCTGACTCTTTGTCTGGCAGGGCTTTTGACAGTTCTGGCCATCCCGGGGGAAAAGAAAAACGCCATCAAATGGGCCAGTGCGGTGTGCAGTGGCCTGACCCTGATCCTGTCGCTGTTCGTGTTCTGCATGTACGACAGGGGGCTTAACGGTGTCCAGTTTGTGGAAAAAATGGACTGGGTGCCCTCTTTGGGGATCTCTTACCTCAACGGTGTGGACGGATTCAGTGTGCCCATGATCCTGTTGACCGGGATTGTTTTTTTCACAGGGGTACTGACCATGTGGGAGCTTGAAATCCGGGTCAAGGAATTTTTTGCCCTGTACATTTTGTTGGTTACCGGGGTTTTCGGCATGTTCATGGCTCTGGATCTGTTCTTTATTTTTATCTGGTATGATGTCTCCTTGTTTCCCATGTACTTGCTGATTTTAATCTGGGGCAGTACCCGCAGGGAATACGGTGCCATGAAACTGACCTTGTATCTGCTGGCGGGAAGTGCCCTTATTTTACCTGCCATGCTCTATCTGGTGCAGGTGTCGGGACAGGGAAGTTTCTCCTTGCCGGTTTTGGTAAAACTGGCCGAATTTACCCCTTTCCAGCAAAAACTTGCCTTTTTTATGTTTTATGTGGGATTCGGCATTCTGGCGGGTGTCTGGCCTTTTCATACCTGGTCCCCGGTGGGCCATGTAGCCGCCCCGACCTCGGTGAGCATGCTGCATGCAGGCGTTTTGATGAAACTTGGGGCATTCGGCATCATCCGGGTGGGTATTTTTCTGTGTCCGGAAGGGTGGCGGTTCTGGGCACCTCTGATGGCAGTTCTTGCCACCATCGGCATTGTTTACGGGGCCCTGGCCGGACTGCGGCAGACCGATCTTAAATTTGTCATCGGCTATTCAAGCGTCTCCCACATGGGCATCGTGGGCCTGGGGCTTTCGACCCTGTCTGTGGGCGGCTTGAACGGGGCCGTGTTCCAGATGTTTGCCCACGGGGTAATGACAGCCCTGTTATTTTCCTCCGTGGGGTATATTTATGACCGGACCCACACCAAACAGATTGCCGAACTCGGGGGACTGGCCCATATCATGCCCCGGGCCAGCACCTATTTTATTATCGCTGCCATGGCTGGTATCGGGGTGCCCTGCATGGCCAGTTTCTGGGCGGAGCTGATGGTATTTATCCCGGCGTTTAAGGTCTATCCTTTTTTGACGGCCATTGCGGTAACCGCCCTGGTCATCAGTGCCGTATTTATCCTGCGGGTGGTTGAAAAGACTTTTTTTGGCCCGCCCAATCAAAAATATCAGGATCTGCCGGATCTCTCCTTTACCCTTGGCATTCCACGAATGATCCTTGTAACCGTGATCCTGGTTTTCGGACTGATGCCGTTTTTAATGTCTGACACCATACTGAGTGCATCCCAAAATCTTTTAGGTGGAAACTTGTGA
- a CDS encoding NADH-quinone oxidoreductase subunit N, which produces MINLPLFFPELFTLGIAAVFLILSLRTADSGRQHKLCLVLAAAGFVICMAGVSQTGTLFNGTYRLDLFSQVFKVMIYAGFLLIVTLCYDLKGVPENRHNEFYMILTICTLALMILVSCVHFLPFFLALETSSYCLYILVFMRKGDKKGIASGVKYFFIGATASALMLFGFALLYFAGNTLYFAQLGPSLAGQLHRPLVQAGFILGLSGLFFKLAVAPFHFWAPDVYDGAPNQVAAYIATVSKVAAIAAVIRLVGLCGADGKQLVFFLLAVSAAAMTIGNFAAIAQDDLKRMLAYSSIAHAGYLMIGVASMNSAGWTSAVFYALSLLIMKLTAFMAVIFVSRDGENIRISQLAGLHQQAPALALALMLALFGLAGIPPTIGFTAKLLIFKAALQNGYLGLVVFAMLNVVVSLYYYLKILKAAYYAAPESQMQGRAEPVSIKLISYLMIALMILGGVVPQSVITIAGSMIDLM; this is translated from the coding sequence ATGATAAACTTGCCGCTTTTTTTTCCGGAACTGTTTACCCTGGGCATTGCCGCGGTATTTCTGATCCTGTCCCTTAGAACAGCAGATTCAGGGCGACAGCATAAACTTTGTCTGGTCCTTGCCGCTGCGGGGTTTGTGATCTGCATGGCAGGGGTAAGCCAGACCGGTACGTTGTTTAACGGCACCTATCGGCTGGATCTTTTTTCCCAGGTGTTCAAGGTGATGATTTATGCCGGATTCTTGTTGATTGTCACCTTGTGTTATGATTTGAAAGGCGTCCCGGAGAACCGGCACAATGAATTTTACATGATCCTTACGATCTGCACCCTGGCCCTGATGATCCTGGTAAGCTGTGTTCATTTCCTGCCCTTTTTCCTGGCACTGGAGACATCAAGTTATTGTCTGTACATCCTGGTTTTCATGCGAAAAGGGGATAAAAAAGGGATCGCATCCGGGGTGAAATATTTTTTCATCGGCGCCACGGCTTCAGCATTGATGCTGTTTGGATTTGCCCTGCTCTACTTTGCGGGCAACACGCTTTATTTCGCACAGCTTGGACCCAGCCTGGCCGGACAGCTGCACCGCCCGCTGGTCCAGGCCGGGTTTATCCTGGGGCTGTCCGGTCTTTTTTTCAAGCTTGCCGTGGCCCCGTTTCATTTTTGGGCACCCGATGTTTACGATGGTGCCCCCAACCAGGTGGCAGCCTATATCGCAACGGTTTCCAAGGTGGCGGCCATTGCCGCTGTCATTCGTCTGGTCGGGCTTTGCGGTGCCGACGGAAAGCAGCTGGTCTTTTTTCTTCTGGCCGTGTCCGCTGCTGCAATGACCATCGGCAATTTTGCCGCCATTGCCCAGGACGACCTGAAACGTATGCTGGCCTATTCCAGTATTGCCCATGCCGGTTATCTTATGATCGGAGTGGCGAGCATGAATTCCGCGGGCTGGACCAGTGCGGTTTTTTATGCCCTTTCTTTACTCATTATGAAGCTGACCGCTTTCATGGCTGTTATATTTGTCAGCCGGGACGGCGAAAACATCCGGATTTCCCAGCTGGCCGGCTTGCATCAACAGGCACCGGCCCTGGCCCTGGCACTGATGCTGGCCCTTTTCGGCCTGGCTGGCATTCCCCCAACTATCGGCTTTACAGCCAAACTGCTTATTTTTAAAGCGGCGTTGCAGAACGGCTACCTTGGCCTGGTGGTATTTGCCATGCTCAATGTGGTGGTATCCCTTTATTATTATCTGAAAATATTGAAAGCTGCGTATTACGCTGCCCCGGAATCCCAAATGCAAGGCAGGGCCGAACCGGTTTCCATCAAGCTGATATCATATCTGATGATCGCCCTGATGATTCTTGGCGGGGTGGTTCCCCAAAGCGTTATTACCATTGCCGGTTCAATGATTGATCTTATGTAA